GCATTCCGAGTCCTTGCGCGTCGATGTTACCTCAGTGTATCGCAATTTCGCATAACTTCGTCGTGTTCCCGTGAATCTTGCATACCTATGTGTCGATATTGTGTAGAAGGTCCTGGAAAGAAAGCGTCATGCGAAGAACTGGTACAGCAACCCGCCGCagtcggtggtgcagtggttattgtgctcgactgctgacccgaaggtcgcgggatcgaatcgggGCTGCGGctaccgcatttcgatggaggcatagtgctagaggcccgtgtgcttagatttaggtacacgttaaagaaccgcaagtggtcgaaatttcctgatccCTACgttgcggcgtctctcataatcatatcgtggttttgggacgtaaaacaccaacaatgaTGGACGAATGATGTAGAGCTGGTAGAGCGGACATAGCTTGAGTCTTACGTGCGTTTTCATATGAAGACGCAATAAGTGCTTTGTGGAGGCTGCACAGACTAGAACTATAGCTAGAACTAGCTGTGCTAGTGCTAGCTAATGGTGACTAATTTTAGTTCCCGATTACCTGTATGACAATAACCGGTCGTTGCATTTATAGTTTTCCCCCCATTCCATTGCATGTATAATACACAAGaaaaactgattgattgaataaTTGATAATGATGAGTAATCTCAGCTAGCGTTGTGATGATGAAATTATGCTATTCCAAGTAATGTATACGCACTATCCCTGCAGTAGGGAGTTCCTGCTTCAGTCGCTTATTCCCATCTCTTCTTTTGGACTACGCAGGCTCAGCCTCCGCGATGACCCTCACGTACCTGTGCCTGGTAACTTCGCTGCTGGTGCTCTTGCTGGCGCCGTCATGGGCGGATGCTCAGCCGCCCCGCTGCCGCGCACTCTGCCAGAAGGACCCTGGCGAGGACGCCTGCGAGCGCTGCCGACTGAGAACCTTCATGCGCTTCGGCAAGAGGGACTCGTCGCGAGCCATCGCCCTCATCCGAGAACCCGTGCTCGACGTCCAGTCGGTGCTGCTCGACGACGACGTCGACAACGACCGCCCGGCCGGGGGCGCCGCTCCCGGCGGTAGCTCGGCCTCCCGCGAGCAGCTTGTCTTGGAGCAGCCGGCTGCCCGGCCCAGCCGGGACCGGTACGGACTACTGCTCAGGGCCATACGGGACGTCCGAGGACGGAGCGCGGACTAAACCCAGAGGGCTGCactccttcaaaaaaaaaaaaaaaaaaaaaatcccctccCCAGCTGTCGTCGGAAAGTCCTTTCTGAGCCTCACCACAGTCCTGAAACCGAAGTCCCCCCCTGCCTCGACCATCGCGAGACGCTATATCGAAGCGACGCGACGCGCTCGCTGAGTTCTTGATTCTACTCGGAAGGCGACCCGTTGTATTTTATAAAAGAAGGAGGACTCTGTCCCAGAATCGCGAGAAGCCTACTAACGgcttcggcatttttttttcgagggcgTTGTTAAAGAAAAAGCTTATAAGAATGCAGCCCCGCCATACGCAGGAAGTTCAATGCCAACTGTCTCAGTGGTAATCCTGTTCTTGGCACGCTCTTTTTTAAACGTGTGCGAGATGTCCGAGACGAGCGTGCCAGTGGTGGTGTACGGTGTTGTTTGTCTAAAAACCAAAGCCCAGTGTCTTTTCAGTTGTTTCTTCCGGTTAGTCTTATGTTTCTTCGCTACAGTCCGATTAGTCCGTACCTAAGTAAATATCCCGCATAACTGTCTTGCGGGGAGGTCGACAAACTAATTTATATGCAAGGAAAGCTTTAACCTAACTAACGGGTTGGGATGAGAAACCAATAGGGCTTATAAACGTTGTCGTCGAGGAATCCCTCATTATTGACCGGGAACGAGGATCTCTTTGCTGCCAAAGCAATCAGTGTAGGGAACGCCGTGAACTCAATAAACACAGGAGGCTGTTTTGAAATCAACGGGATCGACTGTAACGTTACTGTCATGCCCGTACGACAGTGCGGTTAGCATACGGTAGCACCATCTTCTCATTATCTTGTGAATTTAGGAAACATGTCAAATCAAAATGGCAGATCTCGTGCGTCATAATGTTTTATGAAATGTGAATCACCTAGTGTGCACGTGTTTCTCAGATACACGTTGCCAATTGAATTGAGTCATCTAAGCTAAACTGTTTTGTACGCAGTTTTCAGATTATCCTTGTTGTTGTATTAGATTTGGAGTGAGCACTTCTATTGCGTTGCATTGTGAACCAGTGAATGCTTTTGCACAGGGCAGTGTCATTAGTCGATTACGGCGCTTGCAGAAATGGATCTTTTTTACATTAGTGAGCTCCGCTTAAATAACCCCGATGATCATCTGCCCACAGTCATCTTTTTTCACGTCCATCTCACAGTGTCTCAAATGAGCTTTTACGTAGTAACTTTTTCCGGTGTGGTGTTATGTTAAATCACAGGCGAGATGTTAACAGCGTGCCCTGTTCATTCGCAGTGGTATTTCAATTTTTACGATTAATGTTGCTATTTTGCACGCAGTATTGTCAACAAATTTTAACATGAGTGCCGTATTCTGCGATGCTGTGTTTTTTGCGAAACGCGAAATAAAAACGAAGGTGTGAAAAAGTACTGAAAGGATTTGGGCTGTGGTTGCGAGTGCTGTCAAAGTTTTCGCTTTATTTTTTACTTCTGACTGTCGGAGCTTGTCCGAGTGATCGAAAAAAGCTGCTCAGCACACAAGAGATACGGAGCACGTACATGTTTACTTTGCTGCATGCTGGTTTTAAAGACAGCTATTATTTATTTCGTCTCTTTTTAATGTATTTATTTTGATTTTGTATTTGTGTGCCTGTTCGTATTAACTTATTTATTATCTTATTCTCTATCTTTTCAAATTTCTTGTATGGGATATTATCCAAGAGACATAACAATAACGGCAAATCACAATTTTGCTGTTTAGCGTCACACTTTTGTCACAACCGCTAGCAGGAAAGGGACATGCAAGAGATAAACACATTTGTTAATGACGAGAGCACAAGGATTATCTCGGAAATGTAGCCTCAGAGCTCAGCTAGCGATATGTTTTACGGCTACATTATATACATTGATTTTATTTAAAATTTGGGCGAAAGAGGTATACAGAGACAAGCCACAGAATCACAACGGCACAAAGCTAGTACATCATTCACTGACCTTTTAAACACCGCCGGCCAATGGCCGGGATAAGACAAGAAATGTTCTCAGTTTTTTCCGTGACAGTATCCTGAGCTCTTCCATACTTCATAACCGTCAGACGAGAACATACTGGTGTTTTCGCGTGCAAAGTACTATTGGATCTGCCGTTTGTAATATCACAGTAATGTATTATCTACCCACGAACCGTGGGAATCAGAAATACTGTAGTTAGACGCGGAAACGAAGGTCACTCTTCTGTAATAAAAACTCCGCACAATATGTACCACAAATAAACATTTGGCTCGAATATCTGTACTCATATAATGTAAACACTTGAGCGATTCGCCAGAAATTTTGGCGAGAATCTATTATCCTGCTCGTCCTGCACATGATGTGAGGATCGATGTAAATAAAATGAAACGGAAGCTCGTTTCTTCGCGATTCTTCATCGCTCCCTTGTTTGACTGCTTTACTGCTggcttgtgcgaaaaaaaaagagaacgttatttataaattgtgtatatagttatTTATTTACGTGTTGTTTATGTCGTgtccgttacttttttcgcaTTAGCTATTTATTGTATGATGCGAGTTTCAGTTGTGCCGTGTCCCGAGTAGTCTTTCAACTTCAAAAAACACGTGTAGTGGTTGTAGGATGCTTCACGGCAGGTTTGCAGCGGTTTTCTGCCAAGTTGCGCCTTGGCAGATGTATTATGCTACATTCACGCGAAGATACTGTTTTAAACGGAATGTCGaaaagtgaatgaatgaatattgTGTGCACCGTATCAGATGCTATTACAaggcctttctttctctctctctccctcttttttttatcAACCTGTATTTATTTCATCGTCGTGACTGAAACAAGAGATACGTCAATAAAAACACCCTTTATTCTGGTCAAACAGGTGTGTTGTATTTTCAAACCCTTTGGTATACAGAGTCGTTCAAACAAATATTTGTTAAAAGTACTAGAAATGTAACTGAATGCAACTGTCCAACTTGCAAAAGAATGCAACACAATGCATTGAGTGGAACAATGCAAACGAACGATAATTTGATGATGCCTTAATGTGCGCCGACGCATCAAATTATCATTGAGTTGCGTAGTTGCATTTAGTTGCGGGATTGCAGTTCCTTCATAAATCGGTGCTCTTTAACAGGCTAACAGGGCTTTACAAGATAGCGTATTGGATGGCCAACAACAATTCACACATGACTGCATTATAAGGTTACGAGGGCCCCCAAATAGCCCCGCAACGCTTATTGTTAAGGTTACTAGGGGGTGCTGAAAAGTTCCTGGCATTACCACTTTGCATTTTCAATTGAAACATGAACGTAGCGCCATATAAAGGTCTCATATCTTACATTCATTTTAGCACCACCAATAGAAAAAAACACACTCGCACACAACAGATCACACATCGATTGGACGAGCACTAGTCCACGTGTCTTTTCTTGCCTATCTGTTTTTGTATTTTAATTTGCACTGCTAAAATGACTGCGAGTTCCCGTAACCAACCTGCCCGCCTTACCGCTTTGGCTGCCTCATATCTCGTTAAAAAACTGTGTAAGTATTAGATGTGCCTGATTTTCAGAACGATTTTTGAGACCGAGTCTGTGATAACAGAGCCACGAGCCAGTTTCACGAATATGGAGTTGGGGCTTCACGagtttttattaaggcgaaagccttaagtgcctcgtCAGACGCTACAGCCTTGAAAAGCGCGGCGCACGGTTCGAGAACTCACGTGACCTGCACACAATGAGAAATAGAAACCAGGGATGGAGCCGGAGTGGAAACCAGGCATTCTGCGTAGAAGTCAAGCattttaccacaaagccacgccagcgcttgaagCTTCTCCTGGAAAAAGACGGTATGCAGGTGTCATATCAGTCGAGAAGTCACGCTAATaatagatgtaatattgcgtggcagtagCGTAGAACCGCATCAGTCGCCACACCATCTGAACTGCGTAACGAATggatggtttaaagctgcccacccattaaaaaggcgctgccataattcatcatcagccaAATCATCAACACAGTGTGCAGCCGCGTGGGTCCACACATAGGGTACTTCGCTAGTTCGCGTAATGATGATTGATTATGGCTTACCGGATGTCATTCGCCTTGGAGTCGCTTTAGGCGACTGCATAAGAACCATGTGAGTTTTGTATCCAGGGAAATTCTAAAAAGGACATTAAAACTGATATGTCACAAACAGTATAGACGAGAAGTCTGCTTCCTACAGCACAGTGAAAACCTGGGCATCTCGTTTCAAGACAGAACATTGTACCATAGAAGATCAACTTCGCAGTTAGCGTCCTACAGCCTCAACGGACCCGACAACAAGCTTTGCTGCCCATAAGTTGATTCGTGAGGATAGGTGAATATACACCAGAAAAATAGCCCAGTTACTGGGAATCCACCAAGAGTGCGTTGGGTTTGATATGTGACAAACATTATAGAGAAGAAGTCTGCTATCTACAGCACAGTGAAAACCTGGGCATCTCGTTTCAAGACAGGTCATTGTACCATAGAAGATACACTAACAATATGCTGCACGAGCGCAAGCTTTCAGCGAAAGGGGTGTCGAAATTTTGCACCGTGAACACGAAGAGGCACGTGTTGAGGTACGAAGGGCTATTTCGGGTCATCttgataaaaaaaattacgcaacTTGTGCTAAGTCGCGCAAGCCTGGGCCACTGCAGAGGTCGTGGGGACCTAGCtcgtcctggcttggctaggcttttaccctctaacctatatctttcccaccccttgctatacaattCTATACATCGCtacgcttgctctctctctctctctcttttatcttCGGATCGTAGGGACGTGGGCTCGAACCTCGCCTcgcctagaatttttttttcgccaagaatttctcatctatccttctttctttttctccctctgtcctcgttctCTCGACCATGAGAGTTATTGaatcccacgccggaaaaatggctcacgtgctctgggagcgaagcagatgagtAAGAAGAGGaatgcgatgaagaagaggacgaagagagtgcatgctgattcatgatggtgataatctatctacgacacacggcaaacacaGCTCTGCCGTAAAATTCATATAGcacgtatgtgccacaaaaactgggaagatcccactactcaccacactggTCCTCTAAGAGTTAACATAGGAACACACAAGCGGCAAATACAcctcacgtttcagcttctcttgtgaGCCAGCTGTACAGAGCGCTTAGGTTTTGATTTAGTGCGTGACGCTTCAGGATTGTGATAACATTCTACCTgggacacacggcaaacctcgaccatagcaGTTCTGCTGTAAAAAGAACTTGTGAATAGGCCAGCGACCGAGTATGGATCCTGGCTCCTCATTATTGGCCTCAATATCAAGGAACAGTCAAACGAATGATGTCACAGCGGTAtccatgcactctaagaaaaaaaaaagagtatgcgtgacttttcggagagttctgacttgccacgtataggactctctttaaatagtcacggtgactctcttggtgggtcagggtcggctcgttccaggagagtcccgtgaccctctaggaagagtggaaaggctcTCATAGGAAGGATCAccttaccacttatagggagtcagacgactcttgccggtaacactcctatgggggtcaagtgacccacaccgaagcgtcaagcgactccacgagtatcttaagctactcatttgacccttgctctacttttgcgcgactactgttgaaaatagtggagtattcattttaagcaagtccaataatacttgccgttctgcccagcgactgcaaaaaaaaaaaaagaatagttcagttcaGTAGTggatgcgataagtacacgccgtaatgttacttCAACGAggcctagcagctaactctttttgctccgatctcacttaactctacaaaacgctggtgtatggcagtaCGACCGCTCCTGAGAGATAagtggttttcggtcagtttgtcgtatcagtggtccgagcgcgaaacaGTGAGATcccagcgctcacagcgcgtagaaggtatacgagccattCGCTTggtgatgtctgccgaaatagcgcgcgtgccagcgctctcgacggcgcccttatagtcaaagttcacagatgCTGCTCGAGTTAAGCAGTCCATTTCCAGACGTCCCTTCCTGCTAcatcgcccagcaaatgacgggcgaggcgtttccttctgcttgaggagcaatcaacggcaggcctcgcacgcgggttgatgttattccgtgtgacggagatggccagctggtttcatctctgctttagctatgttccttgccaacgctcgcgagcttttaatCGCGAGTAGAACatgcaatgcgcggagcgatgttttcgatttagagtttatacggaacatgacggcgacggtgaaaacctgtcctgagtgtccatacaattgctaacgcaataaaaaatatacaaaaaaccatcGAAGCGGGCTCgtctttttcctggaaagctgcatcgtctttgctgtaaagagttcgtccatTGGAAGAtacatataatccggcgccttttccattggtttcatCATCGCCTTCAaaacccttcttacaggggacatctcctcgccacttatttcttcataaaggacgcctacaatgtcagcactaagcgttgaacctaccatgatttcgcgcttatcggctgcagtctgttatctctgcatacGCGGTTACAAACatacaaaatggagcgaaatcatttaatcgtgcacgatagtcgtgcgagataagcaagagcgggtgggcggctacatggcaaagcagtatgggagacaatttaCAACtattatttctcgtatatggaccagtcgagagtgtgtaccctgatgatgtcacgtgaatcactgttctggcatcacgaagtgcaccaaaagacaagaaacgccaagagaggaTAACGCGctcattctttttgttttttgttgtattttcagaggctgttaggggccctttataaaaacagggcgtgcaaacacgggcacagcagagtagtcaagacaccagaaacgccgctaacaactgaaaaatcacacagcggcggtaTACCGATAGACACaaaaatttatctgcgcattcccacgtgtACAAAGGCCATATCTATCAATCAAGCGCGAGTAGTGGtctagaccactactcgcactatCTCTcactacgtgagagatagctgttcactctctcgacttttctcttatgtccgtgtttccaggTCATGTCTTCCTAACATGAATATAcctacgaactagctcagctatattacAAGTTCGCCTTTCTCTTTACTTTTGTATTTGTTTATCGATTTAcccgagtaagaatgaaaggaaaaagtgtgctaacgcaccgagatatatatattacttatctattttatttatttatgcacagtgtactaggtccaagactccaagaatatgctatccagcgagttgggtcgtcgccctttaggGCTTGAGCACGCggtagcgttaaggtcaggcaatactcgtgatatttctggagaagaaaaagatacgacAACTTCTGGGGtaagctattctcgatgcgttcatccaaaggagacgtccacagtccattttggcagagcgcattcactgattcgaaaaagcggtgagccgtgatgtcacctcgctcttgaccacgtcgccgcaccgaacccgccagcacattcctagcgtaagaagagagtggacgaaattcagagaaacaggaactttttaagtctgaatttgcatatgaatgtgtcccagatgtttgagaacgatgcagggaatgcgtaccgactttACAGcggcgttagacgagcggccgcataaagcctaaatcgatggctaacacgatcaaaagacatgtgcaccgagaataggatctctgagggctgcgttcgttgcattgaagcgcattccatcCCTATAATTTGTGTCGAGAGCGtctgaaagcttcgtgatgtcatgatggggcTGCACAACacgaaccggaaacagggggcgcgcttctcgccgagctcccgctattcagagGCCGCTGAAGTGGACAGTTCATTatatggacacatcgagaagcgctcctccggcgaagtgctgtactttatttccagattccccattcgaattaaaagactaacggcggcgcgccgaaattattgcgcggcggcggcggcggcgtgaactCTCTtcggacttcggcggcggcgcgatcggCGTGACCAAACacaggcagcggcggcggcgcggctgggcggcgcacacctctaccctccactacggcgtccctaataatcatatcgtggttttgggacattaaaacccagatattatattactgTTTCGTTTGATGTATATAAATGTGCAAAAAGGTTATTTACCAGCATATCGTAAAGGTGACGCATCTATAGCTATATACTTCCGTACAGCAAGATTAACAAACGTACTGCACTAGAAACCACGATGGAACGTTGTTGTTAAGCAACGTTTCTGTTCTATCAAGCTGAAATAAATGAATCCCAATACAGTCTACGCTGCACCAAATTCACATTGTATATAACCGAGGCATAAGAAGGGCAATATAGTACTTTCCTAACAACATGCACGCCAAGGGCACTGTTTCGCCGAATACGACATGTACCAAAATAAGTAAAATGACAAGGCTGCGGAAAAGGGCAAAGTGTTGCATTAGGCGTTAAAAAAAGGTAAATAGTTTGTAAGCATTTTGTTTTATAAtcttaataataaataaataatgtctgtcttatttttttttgtttggaaaCGCATGCTTGTAGACAATTAAAGGAGCGATCAATAAAACGAGGCAATTTTTTCAAGCTTCTACGAAAGATTGCGACTCTGACGTTTAAGCTTTCTGCGTTAAGTGAGGGAGATTAATGAAGCTTGAAAGCTTTAAACAATGAATATAATATTAGATTGCGATGCCGCCGACTAACATGTTTAAGCCGGACTTAATTAGGCGTTTCGAGCCAGTTTAACTCCGTTGGCTTATCACACAAGTTCTCGAATATTGAGTATGGCTTGGCCCGATTCTGTGTCGCACTAACTTCTTCATGGGCTGAGTTGGTGCTTGCGGAACGAAATGACATTGTAGCAGCgcgaagagcccccccccccccctctcccatcaTTTGTTACTCTTTCAGCCCCGTTACAAGTGTTATCAACGTTCATCGCTCAGTCTGCGGTCCCCGGCGGAAGCCAGGAGACACATTGAAGGGACCGAGGCGCGCGTCTGTATCAAGACTTGCGCGATGTTGTTGAGCGAAACCTCGCTCGATGCCTCGCAGCGCAGCAGTTATGACAGTGCAGAAAACTTGTACTGTGACAGCGCGATAGgcggcataaaaaaagaggtgggTGGTATGGGCAGTGACTATCGATTGGAGCATGTGCGAAAGCACTGCAATATATGGTAGCGGAAGCACGGAGGCTGACGCTATGGAAACGTAATGTTCGATGGCAAAATATTCCGTTCATTGCTTGTAAATGCATTTAAACATTAATAAACACACAAGAGAgcttcaaataataataataattcttgggattttacgtcccaaaaccacgatgtggtcATGAGGGTACGCcggtagtggtgggctccggaaattttgaccatctgttgttctttaacgtgcacctaaatgtaaatacacgggtctctagcatttcgccgccatccgaatgcggttgcggcggccgggattcgatcccgcgaccttcgggtcagtagtcgagcaccaatAACCACTATATCACCATGGCGGGCGAGAGAGCTTCAAAGGAAGATAACGGCTTGAAGTGATCGCGAAATGATTGAAACAGAAATGTCGCTGGAGACGACGTTTCGACACGGGGGCTTGCTCTCTTCAGGATTAAGATACACGAGAAACTCGTCGTTTCAAGATAATCATCATTTTACAGTGCAgtcgtacactcttaatcaagtcctgcttaaagtggcagtctatagcccggaaacgagacgaaaaatctaacgcctatagactgtctgtttagccggcacaacctgtaggcggtgccacccgtagccgtccctcggcgtaatAGCTTTCTCaacggctcatctcataggcgggactcaatataggccggagatttttcgtctcgaatcccggctagttgaaggccgcctatagacatctcctcgttccacgtgaccagatgtcctggctacggggagtcctacctacggtgcgtcccagctgcggcgcgtcctagctataggcggtgtacgaagcggcgaaaaaaaattagattttaggtcaccttttaagctGTATTCGGGGTATTTGGAGACTTAAacacatgttttatgacatacataatccatacacacatattacaatcagaagtaaaccacagaaaaattcacaatgaacacacgcggattcgaactcgcgaacactcgaccagcatgcgcgtacgctaaccactacaccacgtcaCGCCGCGGCCACAGTGATAAAAGTacggggtttatatgcaccaatgtgtcgctacacgctctggcgtattagtgcagtggaggtcgttatgcatgtagcgttcactgatacgtaaggagacattttttaaatgacattcgtgaaactatatacggcgtcactcaagttatttctgggagcatgcttgaagcgaatttgcgtgcttggtataaaaagataaaactgttccgcatacatttggcaatggcgcctcagtgacatttaaagaattttggcgtgcataatatccgagttctattcatgttggccgtcagcctgttgcctttcgtggactgaacgagttttcagcgtcaagattcgcttgctgtGGAAagtgtgctcggaatccatccacGGCAACCGCATACTGACGTaaccgat
This window of the Rhipicephalus sanguineus isolate Rsan-2018 chromosome 2, BIME_Rsan_1.4, whole genome shotgun sequence genome carries:
- the LOC119382783 gene encoding uncharacterized protein LOC119382783; this translates as MTLTYLCLVTSLLVLLLAPSWADAQPPRCRALCQKDPGEDACERCRLRTFMRFGKRDSSRAIALIREPVLDVQSVLLDDDVDNDRPAGGAAPGGSSASREQLVLEQPAARPSRDRYGLLLRAIRDVRGRSAD